In a single window of the Balaenoptera acutorostrata chromosome 3, mBalAcu1.1, whole genome shotgun sequence genome:
- the STRA6 gene encoding receptor for retinol uptake STRA6 isoform X1, with protein MCARFGAGAEGSGFFPLVWGSEEKGQRMSTQAAGNQTSSGATDDDDSYGSWYIDEPQGGQELEPEGLVPSCRSSVPPGLYHACLVVLSILVLLLLAMLVKRRQLWPHCGHGRPGLPSPVDFLAGDGPRTVPAAIFTVLFSSLCLLLPTEDPLPFLTLALPPGQDGETETPRGPWKILALLYYPALYYPLAVCATVGHGAAHLLGSVLSWAHLGVQVWQRAECPVSPKIYKYYSLLASLPLLLGLGYLSLWYPVQLVKSFSHGAAAGSKGLQNNYSEEYLRTLLCQKKLKSSSHMSKQGFLSRAWIYFRHYIYTPQRGFRLPLKLVLSVTLTGTAIYQVALLLLVGVVPTIQRVRAGITTDVSYLLAGFGIVLSEDRQEVVELVKHYLWALEVCYISALVLSCLLTFLMLTRSLVTHRSNLRALHRGGALDLGPRPQSPRPSRQAIFCWMSFTAYQTAFTCLGLLVQQILFFLGTLALAFLVFMPVLHGRNLLLLRSLKSSWPFWLTLALAVTLQNMAAHWVFLDTHHGRPELTNRRALYAATFLLFPINVLVGATMAAWRVLLSALYNAVHLGQMDLSLLPPRAATFDPGYHTYCNFLKMEVSQSHPALTAFCALLLRTRRPQPRTVPRDGLRLGEEEEGKQLLQTKDRVAKGAGPRVGRGRARWGLAYTLLHNPALQAFRKTALSDAPANGAQP; from the exons ATGTGTGCGAGATTTGGGGCAGGCGCTGAAGGCAG TGGCTTTTTCCCTCTGGTTTGGGGGTCAGAGGAAAAGGGCCAGAGAATGTCGACCCAGGCAGCAGGGAACCAGACCTCCTCCGGGGCCACAGACGACGATGACTCCTACGGCAGCTGGTACATCGACGAGCCCCAGGGTGGCCAGGAGCTCGAGCCGGAAGG GCTGGTGCCCTCCTGCCGCTCCAGCGTGCCACCCGGCCTCTACCACGCCTGCCTGGTCGTGCTGTCG ATCCTCGTGTTGCTGTTGCTGGCCATGCTGGTGAAGCGCCGCCAGCTCTGGCCCCACTGTGGGCACGGCAGGCCTGGGCTCCCCAG CCCTGTGGACTTCTTGGCTGGGGACGGGCCCCGGACCGTGCCTGCTGCCATCTTCACGGTCCTCTTCAGCTCCCTGTGTTTGCTGCTCCCCACTGAGGACCCACTGCCTTTCCTGACCCTCGCCTTACCACCCGGCCAAG acggggaaactgagactccaagag GGCCGTGGAAGATACTGGCTTTGCTCTATTACCCTGCCCTCTACTATCCCCTGGCTGTCTGTGCCACGGTCGGGCATGGAGCTGCACACCTGCTTGGCAGTGTGCTGTCCTGGGCTCATCTGGGGGTCCAGGTCTGGCAAAGGGCAGAGTGTCCGGTGTCACCCAAG ATCTACAAGTACTACTCCCTGTTggcctctctgcctctccttctgGGCCTCGGATACCTGAGCCTTTGGTACCCGGTGCAGCTGGTGAAAAGCTTCAGTCATGGGGCAGCAGCGGGTTCCAAG GGGCTGCAGAACAACTACTCTGAAGAATATCTGAGGACCCTCCTTTGCCAGAAGAAGCTGAAAAGCAG CTCCCACATGTCCAAGCAGGGCTTCCTGTCCCGGGCCTGGATCTACTTCAGACACTACATCTACACTCCACAGCGAG GATTCCGACTCCCCCTGAAGCTGGTGCTTTCAGTCACCCTGACAGGGACGGCCATCTACCAG GTGGCCCTGCTGCTACTGGTGGGCGTGGTACCCACCATCCAGAGGGTGAGGGCAGGGATCACGACGGACGTCTCCTACCTGCTGGCTGGCTTTGGGATCGTGCTCTCAGAGGACAGGCAGGAGGTGGTGGAGCTGGTGAAGCACTACCTGTGGGCTCTGGAAG TTTGCTACATCTCGGCCTTGGTTCTGTCTTGCTTGCTCACCTTCCTCATGCTGACCCGCTCACTGGTGACACACAG gtCCAACCTGCGAGCTCTGCACCGAGGGGGCGCCCTGGACCTGGGCCCCCGGCCCCAGAGCCCTCGCCCCTCCCGCCAGGCCATATTTTGTTGGATGAGCTTCACCGCCTACCAGACTGCTTTTACCTGCCTTG GGCTCCTGGTGCAGCAGATCCTCTTCTTCCTGGGGACCTTGGCCCTTGCCTTCCTGGTGTTCATGCCCGTCCTCCACGGCAGGAACCTGCTGCTCCTCCGGTCCCTGAAGTCCTCATG GCCCTTCTGGCTGACCTTGGCCCTGGCTGTGACCCTGCAGAACATGGCAGCCCACTGGGTCTTCCTAGACACTCACCATGGACGTCCAGAGCTGACCAACCG GCGAGCGCTCTATGCAGccaccttccttctcttccccatcAATGTGCTGGTGGGTGCCACGATGGCCGCCTGGCGAGTGCTCCTCTCCGCCCTCTACAATGCTGTCCACCTTGGCCAGATGGACCTCAGCCTGCTGCCACCTAGAGCCGCCACTTTCGACCCCG GCTACCACACATACTGCAACTTCTTGAAGATGGAGGTCAGCCAGTCACATCCAGCCTTGACGGCCTTCTGTGCCCTGCTCCTGCGAACTCGGAGGCCCCAGCCCCGCACGGTCCCCCGCGATGGCCTCAGactgggggaggaagaggaag GGAAGCAGTTGCTGCAGACCAAGGACCGGGTGGCCAAGGGAGCGGGGCCCAGGGTAGGCCGAGGCAGGGCCCGCTGGGGTCTGGCATACACGCTGCTGCACAACCCAGCCCTGCAGGCCTTCCGGAAGACAGCCCTATCAGATGCCCCGGCCAACGGTGCCCAGCCCTGA
- the STRA6 gene encoding receptor for retinol uptake STRA6 isoform X3 has product MSTQAAGNQTSSGATDDDDSYGSWYIDEPQGGQELEPEGLVPSCRSSVPPGLYHACLVVLSILVLLLLAMLVKRRQLWPHCGHGRPGLPSPVDFLAGDGPRTVPAAIFTVLFSSLCLLLPTEDPLPFLTLALPPGQDGETETPRGPWKILALLYYPALYYPLAVCATVGHGAAHLLGSVLSWAHLGVQVWQRAECPVSPKIYKYYSLLASLPLLLGLGYLSLWYPVQLVKSFSHGAAAGSKGLQNNYSEEYLRTLLCQKKLKSSSHMSKQGFLSRAWIYFRHYIYTPQRGFRLPLKLVLSVTLTGTAIYQVALLLLVGVVPTIQRVRAGITTDVSYLLAGFGIVLSEDRQEVVELVKHYLWALEVCYISALVLSCLLTFLMLTRSLVTHRSNLRALHRGGALDLGPRPQSPRPSRQAIFCWMSFTAYQTAFTCLGLLVQQILFFLGTLALAFLVFMPVLHGRNLLLLRSLKSSWPFWLTLALAVTLQNMAAHWVFLDTHHGRPELTNRRALYAATFLLFPINVLVGATMAAWRVLLSALYNAVHLGQMDLSLLPPRAATFDPGYHTYCNFLKMEVSQSHPALTAFCALLLRTRRPQPRTVPRDGLRLGEEEEGKQLLQTKDRVAKGAGPRVGRGRARWGLAYTLLHNPALQAFRKTALSDAPANGAQP; this is encoded by the exons ATGTCGACCCAGGCAGCAGGGAACCAGACCTCCTCCGGGGCCACAGACGACGATGACTCCTACGGCAGCTGGTACATCGACGAGCCCCAGGGTGGCCAGGAGCTCGAGCCGGAAGG GCTGGTGCCCTCCTGCCGCTCCAGCGTGCCACCCGGCCTCTACCACGCCTGCCTGGTCGTGCTGTCG ATCCTCGTGTTGCTGTTGCTGGCCATGCTGGTGAAGCGCCGCCAGCTCTGGCCCCACTGTGGGCACGGCAGGCCTGGGCTCCCCAG CCCTGTGGACTTCTTGGCTGGGGACGGGCCCCGGACCGTGCCTGCTGCCATCTTCACGGTCCTCTTCAGCTCCCTGTGTTTGCTGCTCCCCACTGAGGACCCACTGCCTTTCCTGACCCTCGCCTTACCACCCGGCCAAG acggggaaactgagactccaagag GGCCGTGGAAGATACTGGCTTTGCTCTATTACCCTGCCCTCTACTATCCCCTGGCTGTCTGTGCCACGGTCGGGCATGGAGCTGCACACCTGCTTGGCAGTGTGCTGTCCTGGGCTCATCTGGGGGTCCAGGTCTGGCAAAGGGCAGAGTGTCCGGTGTCACCCAAG ATCTACAAGTACTACTCCCTGTTggcctctctgcctctccttctgGGCCTCGGATACCTGAGCCTTTGGTACCCGGTGCAGCTGGTGAAAAGCTTCAGTCATGGGGCAGCAGCGGGTTCCAAG GGGCTGCAGAACAACTACTCTGAAGAATATCTGAGGACCCTCCTTTGCCAGAAGAAGCTGAAAAGCAG CTCCCACATGTCCAAGCAGGGCTTCCTGTCCCGGGCCTGGATCTACTTCAGACACTACATCTACACTCCACAGCGAG GATTCCGACTCCCCCTGAAGCTGGTGCTTTCAGTCACCCTGACAGGGACGGCCATCTACCAG GTGGCCCTGCTGCTACTGGTGGGCGTGGTACCCACCATCCAGAGGGTGAGGGCAGGGATCACGACGGACGTCTCCTACCTGCTGGCTGGCTTTGGGATCGTGCTCTCAGAGGACAGGCAGGAGGTGGTGGAGCTGGTGAAGCACTACCTGTGGGCTCTGGAAG TTTGCTACATCTCGGCCTTGGTTCTGTCTTGCTTGCTCACCTTCCTCATGCTGACCCGCTCACTGGTGACACACAG gtCCAACCTGCGAGCTCTGCACCGAGGGGGCGCCCTGGACCTGGGCCCCCGGCCCCAGAGCCCTCGCCCCTCCCGCCAGGCCATATTTTGTTGGATGAGCTTCACCGCCTACCAGACTGCTTTTACCTGCCTTG GGCTCCTGGTGCAGCAGATCCTCTTCTTCCTGGGGACCTTGGCCCTTGCCTTCCTGGTGTTCATGCCCGTCCTCCACGGCAGGAACCTGCTGCTCCTCCGGTCCCTGAAGTCCTCATG GCCCTTCTGGCTGACCTTGGCCCTGGCTGTGACCCTGCAGAACATGGCAGCCCACTGGGTCTTCCTAGACACTCACCATGGACGTCCAGAGCTGACCAACCG GCGAGCGCTCTATGCAGccaccttccttctcttccccatcAATGTGCTGGTGGGTGCCACGATGGCCGCCTGGCGAGTGCTCCTCTCCGCCCTCTACAATGCTGTCCACCTTGGCCAGATGGACCTCAGCCTGCTGCCACCTAGAGCCGCCACTTTCGACCCCG GCTACCACACATACTGCAACTTCTTGAAGATGGAGGTCAGCCAGTCACATCCAGCCTTGACGGCCTTCTGTGCCCTGCTCCTGCGAACTCGGAGGCCCCAGCCCCGCACGGTCCCCCGCGATGGCCTCAGactgggggaggaagaggaag GGAAGCAGTTGCTGCAGACCAAGGACCGGGTGGCCAAGGGAGCGGGGCCCAGGGTAGGCCGAGGCAGGGCCCGCTGGGGTCTGGCATACACGCTGCTGCACAACCCAGCCCTGCAGGCCTTCCGGAAGACAGCCCTATCAGATGCCCCGGCCAACGGTGCCCAGCCCTGA
- the STRA6 gene encoding receptor for retinol uptake STRA6 isoform X2, which produces MSGFFPLVWGSEEKGQRMSTQAAGNQTSSGATDDDDSYGSWYIDEPQGGQELEPEGLVPSCRSSVPPGLYHACLVVLSILVLLLLAMLVKRRQLWPHCGHGRPGLPSPVDFLAGDGPRTVPAAIFTVLFSSLCLLLPTEDPLPFLTLALPPGQDGETETPRGPWKILALLYYPALYYPLAVCATVGHGAAHLLGSVLSWAHLGVQVWQRAECPVSPKIYKYYSLLASLPLLLGLGYLSLWYPVQLVKSFSHGAAAGSKGLQNNYSEEYLRTLLCQKKLKSSSHMSKQGFLSRAWIYFRHYIYTPQRGFRLPLKLVLSVTLTGTAIYQVALLLLVGVVPTIQRVRAGITTDVSYLLAGFGIVLSEDRQEVVELVKHYLWALEVCYISALVLSCLLTFLMLTRSLVTHRSNLRALHRGGALDLGPRPQSPRPSRQAIFCWMSFTAYQTAFTCLGLLVQQILFFLGTLALAFLVFMPVLHGRNLLLLRSLKSSWPFWLTLALAVTLQNMAAHWVFLDTHHGRPELTNRRALYAATFLLFPINVLVGATMAAWRVLLSALYNAVHLGQMDLSLLPPRAATFDPGYHTYCNFLKMEVSQSHPALTAFCALLLRTRRPQPRTVPRDGLRLGEEEEGKQLLQTKDRVAKGAGPRVGRGRARWGLAYTLLHNPALQAFRKTALSDAPANGAQP; this is translated from the exons ATGAG TGGCTTTTTCCCTCTGGTTTGGGGGTCAGAGGAAAAGGGCCAGAGAATGTCGACCCAGGCAGCAGGGAACCAGACCTCCTCCGGGGCCACAGACGACGATGACTCCTACGGCAGCTGGTACATCGACGAGCCCCAGGGTGGCCAGGAGCTCGAGCCGGAAGG GCTGGTGCCCTCCTGCCGCTCCAGCGTGCCACCCGGCCTCTACCACGCCTGCCTGGTCGTGCTGTCG ATCCTCGTGTTGCTGTTGCTGGCCATGCTGGTGAAGCGCCGCCAGCTCTGGCCCCACTGTGGGCACGGCAGGCCTGGGCTCCCCAG CCCTGTGGACTTCTTGGCTGGGGACGGGCCCCGGACCGTGCCTGCTGCCATCTTCACGGTCCTCTTCAGCTCCCTGTGTTTGCTGCTCCCCACTGAGGACCCACTGCCTTTCCTGACCCTCGCCTTACCACCCGGCCAAG acggggaaactgagactccaagag GGCCGTGGAAGATACTGGCTTTGCTCTATTACCCTGCCCTCTACTATCCCCTGGCTGTCTGTGCCACGGTCGGGCATGGAGCTGCACACCTGCTTGGCAGTGTGCTGTCCTGGGCTCATCTGGGGGTCCAGGTCTGGCAAAGGGCAGAGTGTCCGGTGTCACCCAAG ATCTACAAGTACTACTCCCTGTTggcctctctgcctctccttctgGGCCTCGGATACCTGAGCCTTTGGTACCCGGTGCAGCTGGTGAAAAGCTTCAGTCATGGGGCAGCAGCGGGTTCCAAG GGGCTGCAGAACAACTACTCTGAAGAATATCTGAGGACCCTCCTTTGCCAGAAGAAGCTGAAAAGCAG CTCCCACATGTCCAAGCAGGGCTTCCTGTCCCGGGCCTGGATCTACTTCAGACACTACATCTACACTCCACAGCGAG GATTCCGACTCCCCCTGAAGCTGGTGCTTTCAGTCACCCTGACAGGGACGGCCATCTACCAG GTGGCCCTGCTGCTACTGGTGGGCGTGGTACCCACCATCCAGAGGGTGAGGGCAGGGATCACGACGGACGTCTCCTACCTGCTGGCTGGCTTTGGGATCGTGCTCTCAGAGGACAGGCAGGAGGTGGTGGAGCTGGTGAAGCACTACCTGTGGGCTCTGGAAG TTTGCTACATCTCGGCCTTGGTTCTGTCTTGCTTGCTCACCTTCCTCATGCTGACCCGCTCACTGGTGACACACAG gtCCAACCTGCGAGCTCTGCACCGAGGGGGCGCCCTGGACCTGGGCCCCCGGCCCCAGAGCCCTCGCCCCTCCCGCCAGGCCATATTTTGTTGGATGAGCTTCACCGCCTACCAGACTGCTTTTACCTGCCTTG GGCTCCTGGTGCAGCAGATCCTCTTCTTCCTGGGGACCTTGGCCCTTGCCTTCCTGGTGTTCATGCCCGTCCTCCACGGCAGGAACCTGCTGCTCCTCCGGTCCCTGAAGTCCTCATG GCCCTTCTGGCTGACCTTGGCCCTGGCTGTGACCCTGCAGAACATGGCAGCCCACTGGGTCTTCCTAGACACTCACCATGGACGTCCAGAGCTGACCAACCG GCGAGCGCTCTATGCAGccaccttccttctcttccccatcAATGTGCTGGTGGGTGCCACGATGGCCGCCTGGCGAGTGCTCCTCTCCGCCCTCTACAATGCTGTCCACCTTGGCCAGATGGACCTCAGCCTGCTGCCACCTAGAGCCGCCACTTTCGACCCCG GCTACCACACATACTGCAACTTCTTGAAGATGGAGGTCAGCCAGTCACATCCAGCCTTGACGGCCTTCTGTGCCCTGCTCCTGCGAACTCGGAGGCCCCAGCCCCGCACGGTCCCCCGCGATGGCCTCAGactgggggaggaagaggaag GGAAGCAGTTGCTGCAGACCAAGGACCGGGTGGCCAAGGGAGCGGGGCCCAGGGTAGGCCGAGGCAGGGCCCGCTGGGGTCTGGCATACACGCTGCTGCACAACCCAGCCCTGCAGGCCTTCCGGAAGACAGCCCTATCAGATGCCCCGGCCAACGGTGCCCAGCCCTGA